One region of Plasmodium gaboni strain SY75 chromosome 6, whole genome shotgun sequence genomic DNA includes:
- a CDS encoding putative MYND finger protein has product MVDDILKCIHNEFKYVLISCDINNEIKELTFKGSEEKFQNTLGSYFRRIIFDEKGKDELKESIKEKLKTNDKNDEDKEKVNTISPDIINNAIESSQTYQIIPLTIPNEKNDFLGINCYIDDIGRIKKLPYNSRASRICSTEIYGDAFLSKTYDNEDFKRCDFTISEYDEFLKNPPKSENRWDQAQAMQNLLKQMKGQNDTGVNDEAPTEKVNACEHCYKEQNLKRCGRCKKVYYCSVECQKSDYVFHKRICS; this is encoded by the exons atggtagatgatatattaaagtGTATTCATAATGAATTTAAATATGTTCTTATAAGTTgtgatataaataatgagATAAAAGAATTAACCTTTAAAGGTAGTGAAGAGAAATTTCAGAATACATTAGGTTCCTATTTTAGGAGAATAATATTTGATGAAAAAGGAAAAGatgaattaaaagaaagtatcaaagaaaaattaaaaacaaatgataaaaatgatgaagataAAGAAAAGGTAAATACTATATCTCCagatattataaataatgcAATTGAATCATCTCAAACTTATCAAATAATACCTTTAACTATACctaatgaaaaaaatgattttcTGGGAATTAATTGTTATATTGATGATATAGgaagaataaaaaaattaccTTATAATAGTAGAGCATCAAGAATATGTAGTACAGAAATTTATGGTGATGCATTCTTATCAAAGACATATGATAATGAAGATTTCAAAAGATGTGATTTTACAATAAGTGAATATGatgaatttttaaaaaatccCCCAAAAAGTGAAAACAG aTGGGATCAAGCACAAGCCATGCAAAATTTACTAAAACAAATGAAAGGACAAAATGATACAGGAGTAAATGACGAAGCACCCACTGAAAAAGTTAACGCATGTGAACATTGTTATAAG GAACAAAATCTAAAAAGATGCGGAAGATGCAAAAAGGTCTACTACTGCTCAGTTGAATGTCAAAAAAGTGATTACGTATTTCATAAGAGAATATGCTcataa
- a CDS encoding putative liver merozoite formation protein, whose product MMIKKFYKFFLLYSFFLFMSCLTKKMLFVNFFNKTNINYNKKKDINKMCMNRLTNTNKGFITNKEYITNKEYISNNAHKNICTTNYGQTYSNILNDEEKEKILQQYIYTLSHLSIIDIDKEKDISLNISLLLKACLASHNYIKNVEIYTSQIKNKDICSFIYEQRTDFEDFLNTHILKYIDFFNKDKIEDTLQSYIKDKILYENELNIFNIIKNNNIELRKDILQDILFECIRLNKIIQYSLAVNKLDLFSYHIIFKIFMYFKTDQFYYHLFLNNIQKIKYYYSIKNISDEHKEIIYKIVDKYLYIIHYMNNMYQNRDMKNV is encoded by the coding sequence atgatgataaaaaaattttataaatttttccttttatattcctttttctTATTCATGTCATGTCTCActaaaaaaatgttatttgttaatttttttaacaaaaCTAATATAAActataataaaaagaaggacataaataaaatgtgTATGAATAGACTAACGAATACAAACAAGGGATTTATTACAAACaaagaatatattacaaacaaagaatatatatcaaataatgCACACAAAAACATATGTACAACAAATTATGGACAAAcatattcaaatatattaaatgatgaagagaaagaaaaaatattacaacaatatatatatacattatcCCACTTATCTATTATAGATATAGATAAAGAGAAAGatatatcattaaatatatctttattacTAAAAGCATGTTTGGCTTctcataattatattaaaaatgtagaaatatatacaagtcaaataaaaaataaagatatatgctcatttatatatgaacagAGAACAGATTTCGAGGATTTTTTGAATActcatattttaaaatacatagacttttttaataaagaCAAAATAGAAGATACACTTCaatcatatattaaagacaaaattttatatgaaaatgaattaaatatattcaatataataaaaaataataatatagaattaagaaaagatatattacaagatatattatttgaatgCATAAGActtaataaaattattcaaTATTCTCTTGCAGTTAATAAATTAgatttattttcttatcatatcatttttaaaatatttatgtattttaaaacagaccaattttattatcatctattcttaaataatattcaaaaaattaaatattactattctataaaaaatatatcagATGAACataaagaaattatatacaaaattgTTGACAAgtatttgtatattattcattatatgaataatatgtatCAAAATAGAGACATGAAAAATGTATAA
- a CDS encoding elongation factor G, whose translation MIKLFSSKRYNNNNKILLFCLVILILYKYTYSLHNRWNKNNNVYLFNGNVKREKRNGRGKLYILNRCVRNDIIKPNKNIIKNEFRLKLNNGSTKNVELENYRNIGIIAHIDAGKTTTTERILYYTNVIKKIGEVHEGLSTMDYLDIEREKGITINAAVTTCYWNGSEKNLEDYRINIIDTPGHVDFTAEVEKSLRVLDGGVVVFDSSEGVESQSETVWKQANQYNISRIIFLNKLDKVGANFEACIEEIKRKLNKKILILYVPVFEMSKFISTIDILKEKMIVYKNAHDFIFEDIPKQHYNLFLKYKNLLFEQIAENFNSFLDNYLNDKAMNIQEIEYYIRKLVVEEKYNVVMCGSALKNKNVQMLLDMVVKYLPSPIDSIKNYKKQIIYIHDVNRRGEKIIPSNSESNLKKEKVMLKKNTNIGEEHNIENKVPENELNKNCINIHKDTTESDTSSSTYVQGVNDITETKNIPSESSQNNMKDDQINYNDYISDELNETNIKNYKRKMVGLIYKIMNDQHLGNINYVRIYEGQINRGEYIYNNRTKKSEKISKIFFIHSSEKYELENAKAGDIVGLVGLKDTQIGDTLSNVFLRAELKRIKDIPPIISYYIYNKNKNEYEKLINALIKIKKEDHSFFYHINQDTKDLLISGVGELHLQIIINKIEKDFNIPIIYGKPQISYKETFVESVKARGKYIKQSGGRGQYGDVHIEIEPMYNYNEQEDEEGEQTDQDQNGIDEKEKKEQKYMEQDIDNNSMNINTSEVNNNIIIKNEITCGAIPSVYFDAIYTGIREQCNMGILFNSPVINIVVRIVDGSFHPVDSNEHAFKLAAGLAIKEAAKKTSIRLLEPIMNLNVSVPTEYLGDVISDLVKKRGKIQHIDESDEFTKEITARAPMASVLSYVSDLRKITKGRGNYTMTLHKYSLVPEYIQEQILQKKE comes from the exons ATGATAAAGCTATTTTCATcaaaaagatataataataataataaaatattattattttgtttagtaatattgatattatataaatatacatattcATTACACAATAGGTGgaataagaataataatgtgtatttatttaatggAAATGTAAAAAGAGAGAAAAGAAATGGTAGAGgtaaattatatattttaaatagATGTGTAAgaaatgatattataaaaccaaataagaatataattaaaaatgaatttcgtttaaaattaaataatggTTCAACAAAAAATGTGGAATTAGAAAATTATCGAAATATTGGAATTATAGCACATATAGATGCTGGAAAAACTACAACAACTGAgagaatattatattatacaaatgttataaaaaaaattggaGAAGTACATGAAGGATTATCAACAATGGATTATTTAGATATAGAAAGAGAAAAAGGAATAACTATAAATGCGGCTGTCACTACATGTTATTGGAATGGTAGTGAAAAGAATTTAGAAGATTATcgtataaatataattgaTACTCCAGGACATGTTGATTTTACTGCTGAGGTTGAAAAAAGTTTAAGAGTTTTAGATGGTGGTGTTGTTGTGTTTGATAGTAGTGAAGGAGTTGAATCTCAATCTGAAACTGTATGGAAACAGGCTaatcaatataatattagtagaataatatttctaaaTAAATTAGATAAAGTAGGAGCAAATTTTGAAGCTTGTAttgaagaaataaaaaggaaattaaataagaagatattaattttatatgttcCTGTTTTTGAAATGAGTAAATTCATTAGTActatagatatattaaaagaaaaaatgattgtatataaaaatgctcatgattttatttttgaagATATACCTAAACAACActataatttatttttaaaatataaaaatttattatttgaacAGATTGCTGAAAATTTTAACTCTTTCCttgataattatttaaatgacAAAGCTATGAATATACAAGAAattgaatattatattagAAAATTAGTTGttgaagaaaaatataatgttGTTATGTGTGGTTCAgctttaaaaaataaaaatgtacAAATGTTATTAGATATGGttgtaaaatatttacCTTCACCTATTGATtcaattaaaaattataaaaagcaaattatatatatacatgaTGTAAATAGAAGAGgtgaaaaaataattccATCCAATTCGGAGTctaatttaaaaaaagaaaaagttatgttaaaaaaaaatactaATATAGGGGAAGAACAcaatatagaaaataaagtACCTGAgaatgaattaaataagaattgtataaatatacataagGATACTACTGAAAGTGATACTTCTAGTTCGACATATGTTCAAGGTGTAAATGATATAACTGAAACTAAGAATATACCTTCTGAGAGTTCccaaaataatatgaaagaTGACCAAATAAATTACAACGATTATATTTCAGACGAATTGAACGAGAcgaatataaaaaattataaaaggAAAATGGTTGGATTAATTTACAAAATTATGAACGATCAACATTTAGGAAATATTAATTACGTACGTATATATGAAGGACAAATAAATAGAGgtgaatatatatataataatagaaCAAAGAAGAGTGAAAAaatttcaaaaatattttttatccATTCAAgtgaaaaatatgaattaGAAAATGCTAAGGCAGGTGATATTGTAGGATTAGTAGGTTTGAAAGATACTCAGATTGGTGATACGTTGAGTAATGTATTTTTAAGAGCAGAATTGAAACGTATAAAAGATATTCCTCCTATTATaagttattatatatataataaaaataaaaatgaatatgaaAAGTTAATAAATGcattaattaaaattaaaaaagaagatcattcgtttttttatcatataaatcAAGATACGAAGGATTTGCTTATTAGTGGAGTTGGAGAATTACATTTacaaattataattaaCAAAATTGAAAAGGATTTTAATATACCAATAATTTATGGGAAACCACAAATTTCCTATAAAGAGACATTTGTAGAAAGTGTAAAGGCAAGAGGTAAGTATATTAAACAATCAGGAGGTAGAGGACAGTATGGAGATGTACATATTGAAATTGAACCAatgtataattataatgaacAAGAAGATGAAGAAGGAGAACAAACCGATCAAGATCAAAATGGTATtgatgaaaaagaaaagaaagagcaaaaatatatggaacaagatatagataataatagtatgaatataaatacatcagaagtaaataataatataattataaaaaatgaaataacATGTGGAGCTATTCCATCTGTATATTTCGATGCCATATATACTGGTATAAGGGAACAGTGTAATATGGgaattctttttaattctCCAGTAATAAATATTGTGGTTAGAATAGTTGATGGTTCATTTCATCCAGTTGATAGTAATGAGCATGCGTTTAAGCTAGCTGCTGGATTGGCAATAAAGGAGGCAGCAAAAAAGACGTCCATAAGGTTGCTGGAGCCAATAATGAAC CTAAACGTATCTGTACCTACCGAATATTTGGGAGATGTAATTAGCGATTTGGTTAAGAAGCGAGGAAAGATACAACACATAGATGAAA GTGATGAATTCACAAAAGAAATAACTGCTAGGGCACCTATGGCTTCAGTTTTATCGTATGTTAGTGATTTGAGGAAAATAACCAAAGGAAGAG GTAATTATACTATGACGCTTCACAAATATTCTTTAGTTCCAGAATATATACAAGAAcaaatattacaaaaaaaagaatag
- a CDS encoding putative geranylgeranyltransferase: MTKDIEFVQNKHIQYLESYTTIKNAEELIFNETLKMCGVFYFLCSCKILSHTIEKKDEFINFILKCQNVDGGFGNNINYDSHIVSTHHAILSLLLLNYSFDKINEHMDKVNNHHDINNSNDNNKYDINNTNDNNYNVYSKTIRENTCNYILTLFNEDGSFKGDIWGEVDTRFVYSAVSCLTILNKINLVCVDKISSYLLTNYAICENGFSWVSGNEPHAASVFCCIATLFLIQKLYLINENKLAHWLSLRQTTNGGFNGRAEKLTDTCYSWWIFSTLIVLKKYNWINKNALKNYILLCQDIEKGGISDNPDCLPDICHTFFGLAALSLIDNLNQSEKKYTLQQMHPVYAIPVHTVKRRNLPYHDIDII, from the coding sequence atgacCAAGGATATCGAATTTGTACAAAACAAGCATATCCAATATTTGGAATCCTATAcaacaataaaaaatgcAGAAGAACTAATATTTAATGAAACTCTAAAAATGTGTGGagttttttatttcctttGTTCATGTAAAATTTTATCACATACAATAGAGAAAAAAGATGAGTTCATaaatttcattttaaaaTGTCAAAATGTGGATGGTGGTTTtggaaataatataaattatgatTCTCATATTGTTTCTACACATCATGctatattatcattactTTTATTGAATTATTCTTTTGACAAGATTAATGAACACATGGATAAAGTAAATAATCACcatgatataaataattcaaatgataacaataaatatgatataaataatactaatgataataattacaatGTATATTCCAAAACTATACGAGAAAATACATGCAATTATATACTAACCCTATTTAATGAAGATGGCTCCTTTAAAGGAGATATATGGGGAGAAGTTGATACAAGATTTGTTTATAGTGCAGTTAGTTGTTTAACCAtattaaacaaaattaaTTTAGTTTGTGTAGATAAaatatcatcatatttattaacaAATTATGCTATATGTGAAAATGGTTTTTCATGGGTAAGTGGAAATGAACCACATGCAGCTAGTGTTTTTTGCTGTATTGCAACCTTATTCttaatacaaaaattatatttaattaatgaaaataaattagCTCATTGGCTAAGTCTTAGACAAACTACTAATGGAGGTTTTAATGGAAGAGCTGAAAAATTAACAGACACTTGCTACTCTTGGTGGATTTTCTCTACACTTattgttttaaaaaaatataattggattaataaaaatgctttaaaaaattatattcttctttGTCAAGATATTGAAAAAGGGGGTATAAGTGATAACCCTGATTGCCTTCCAGACATATGCCATACCTTTTTTGGATTAGCAGCTTTAAGTTTGATAGATAATCTCAATCAGTcggaaaaaaaatatacacTTCAACAAATGCACCCGGTATATGCAATTCCTGTTCATACGGTTAAGAGGAGAAATTTGCCCTACCACGACATAGACATAATttaa
- a CDS encoding hypothetical protein (conserved Plasmodium protein, unknown function) produces MNEKNKDGQDEKNNNKENTSMNVKNGNNIYQNKNEMNNYIYNNNINISGNTNSGYLNYHGIYNNNNSNNMNHFNNMNDINNNRYYVSNKGSVVSTYQNNTSYYHNNKSDSYYKSVNYNTDNINYMNMYNNKSNINSSSINNVNSSSSHIKDENGKSSSISNNDLSYYINNNNDSYVELYINKVKEIYYFHVFYHYIKLGFPEKEAAIESKKYIFITLSRYFLLVKNAILSSPESIKQINNCVSSNLIYYQQKTNLQEFLLQQQSGLQNVNTQKINIYEQMNLSNLNIANLNIPLNDSGELVDLSKVKTDDLKSRENIKDNNMNISNNNSNNSNNGNFPRHINNNTFNSNINPSSILTDNIQNEKQNNNYYNIKPEKINDMIDSIEEMKKLNSNKKERKTFSDFPPQQLMQNKNDSKENMNDDPKKKISFTLNKSKNKIFQTYNRYLNNKNNKSISDAVSEVSDLSDDNKNEKGKEKVMNNFANDLSNQNNINNINHIGNMNNYRNDYNNMHMNNTQNNKDDINNNDIIMNYRESINNHLNVNNKYNYNNKQNNNNMDNNVNNSMENNTYGLYKYTKEDNMSRNSMNNIGGIFSMNYGNNNNNNNNIYDGNISNSNNTGDVYDNKKFFHMKNNYIDEGNMMKYRKNDQDDMSNCYPYDNNKYKEKNNKLGEEDLEYNSDNYDKDDYSDEDDNYLYNNKDMDNRNKQNNNKMSKLSDIPFFTNNNDSNVKCDNLKTYIKNLNDHFKEQCNKNKEFAKCLRNFISKIYTLKRKKIIRSPFWLNNVMPTEEDVMGMDIYFFSHQKRTKRRMGNSIDLDSDMIAGILSDKKMKLSQEEIEKRERRREKCFDLNRNKKNNLIENSFYIDTNGECVERGNEDLRNLERLMDKYNFASCYKNKDFVGECRNIQKFFFRLTSLPERKNVRSFSVLKCTYAYILYKYNMDKNYKYINEQFRSLRQDLNIQNIFHDDVVNIYETNIRICIVNNDLFQFLQCINKLFELYQRLNITKSKVEFLCYKLIYMTLQNMHQEFLIEYLALSDEEKNHENIQLCYYLNECIKNKMYLININMVSPLDDEQNHEYIYYRIFVNNHILQYLPILMSLNENVDLNVNMDSLTSFVKSHGEMNNLENIEKDKCNIENSNQIRMPYLTNYLIVLFLPKYRLLALINICKTSIKVNISTLTKLLNFENDEKCLTFLNEVNTIISNNEVLSKSSLVNLMKSPLLKNKYINHIR; encoded by the exons atgaatgaaaaaaataaagatggacaagatgaaaaaaataataataaagaaaatacGTCTATGAATGTGAAGAAtggaaataatatataccagaataaaaatgagatgaataattatatatataataataatataaatattagTGGTAATACTAATAGTGgttatttaaattatcatggaatttataataataataatagtaataatatgaatcattttaataatatgaatgatataaataataatagatATTATGTTTCAAATAAAGGTAGTGTTGTATCTActtatcaaaataatactagttattatcataataataaaagtgaTAGTTATTACAAAAGTGTAAATTATAATAcagataatataaattatatgaatatgtataataataaatctaatattaatagtagtagtataaataatgtGAATTCATCTAGTAGTCATataaaagatgaaaatgGTAAATCATCTTCTATAAGTAATAATgatttatcatattatataaataataataatgatagtTATGtagaattatatattaataaagttaaagagatatattattttcatgttttttatcattatataaaattagGTTTCCCAGAAAAGGAGGCTGCTATTGAATcgaagaaatatatttttataacattaagtagatattttttattagtTAAGAATGctatattatcatcaccTGAATcaataaaacaaataaataattgtGTGTCATCaaatttgatatattatcaaCAAAAGACGAATTTACaagaatttttattacaaCAACAATCAGGCTTACAAAATGTGAATAcacaaaaaattaatatatatgaacaaatGAATTTAAGTAATTTAAATATAGCTAATTTGAATATACCTTTAAATGATTCAGGTGAATTGGTTGATTTATCAAAAGTAAAAACAGACGATTTGAAAAGTAgagaaaatataaaagataataatatgaacatatcaaataataatagtaataatagtaataatgGTAATTTTCCAAgacatattaataataacacatttaatagtaatataaaCCCTTCATCTATTCTTACAGATAATATTCAAAatgaaaaacaaaataataattactATAATATCAAACctgaaaaaattaatgataTGATTGATTCTATTgaagaaatgaaaaaacttaatagtaataaaaaagaaagaaaaacGTTTTCTGATTTTCCACCTCAACAGTTGATgcaaaataaaaatgattcAAAAGAAAACATGAATGATGATCcgaaaaagaaaataagttttacattaaataaatcaaagaataaaatattccAAACATATAATCgttatttaaataataaaaataataaatcaatAAGTGATGCAGTTAGTGAAGTCAGTGATTTGagtgatgataataaaaatgagaaaggaaaagaaaaggttatgaataattttgCTAATGATTTGTcaaatcaaaataatatcaataatataaatcatattggtaatatgaataattatagaaatgattataataacatgcatatgaataatactcaaaataataaagatgatataaataataatgatattataatgaattatagggaatctataaataatcatttgaatgtaaataataaatataattataataacaaacagaataataataatatggataataatgtaaataattcaatggaaaataatacatatggattatataaatataccAAAGAAGATAATATGAGTAGAAATAGTATGAACAATATTGGTGGTATTTTTAGTATGAATTACggaaataataataataataataataatatttacGATGGTAATATTTcaaatagtaataatacTGGTGATGTTTATGATAATAAGAAATTCTTTCATATGaagaataattatatagatgaaggaaatatgatgaaatatagaaaaaatgaTCAAGATGATATGAGTAATTGTTATCcatatgataataataaatataaagaaaaaaataataaattagGTGAAGAAGATTTAGAATATAATTCAgataattatgataaagATGATTATTCTGATGAAGATGATAattatctttataataataaagatatggataatagaaataaacaaaataataataaaatgagTAAATTATCGGATATACcattttttacaaataataatgattcAAACGTTAAATgtgataatttaaaaacatatataaaaaatttaaatgatcATTTTAAAGAAcaatgtaataaaaataaagaattcGCAAAATGCTTAAGaaattttatatcaaaaatatatacattgaagagaaaaaaaattataagaTCTCCCTTCTGGTTAAATAATGTGATGCCAACTGAAGAAGATGTAATGGGGATGGacatatatttcttttcccaccaaaaaa GAACGAAAAGACGCATGGGTAATAGCATCGATTTAGATAGTGACATGATTGCAGGCATTTTAAGTGacaaaaaaatgaaattaagTCAAGAAGAAATTGAAAAGAGAGAAAGAAGAAGAGAGAAATGTTTTGATCTTAATagaaataagaaaaataatttaattgaaaattcattttatattgaTACCAATGGTGAATGTGTAGAAAGAGGAAATGAAGATTTACGAAATCTTGAAAGGCTTATGGacaaatataattttgCTAGTTGTTATAAGAATAAAGATTTTGTTGGAGAATGTAGAAATATTCAAAAGTTTTTCTTTAGATTAACATCACTTCCggaaagaaaaaat GTAAGAAGTTTTTCTGTTTTGAAGTGCACTTATGCATATATActttataaatataacatggataaaaattataaatatataaatgagCAGTTTAGATCGTTAAGACAAGATTTGAATATccaaaatatatttcatgATGATgttgtaaatatatatgaaacGAATATCAGAATATGCATAGtaaataatgatttatttcaatttttgcaatgtattaataaattGTTTGAATTATACCAGCGACttaatataacaaaatcgaag GTTGAGTTTTTGTGCTATAAGCTTATTTACATGACATTGCAAAATATGCATCAGGAATTTCTTATAGAATATTTAGCTTTAAgtgatgaagaaaaaaatcACGAAAATATACAgttatgttattatttaaatgaatgtataaaaaacaaaatgtacttaataaatataaatatggTATCACCATTAGATGATGAACAGAATcatgaatatatatattatagaatatttgtgaataatcatatattaCAATATTTACCTATATTAATGTcattaaatgaaaatgttGATCTTAATGTAAATATGGATTCTCTTACATCATTTGTAAAAAGTCATGGTGAAATGAATaatttagaaaatattgaaaaagataaatgtaatatagaaaatagTAATCAAATTAGAATGCCATATTTAACTAATTATTTgattgttttatttttgcCAAAATATAGATTATTGGCtcttataaatatttgcAA GACTAGTATAAAGGTAAATATATCCACGttaacaaaattattaaattttgaaaatgatgaaaagtgtttaacatttttaaatgaagTAAATACGATTATTAGCAATAATGAAGTGTTGAGTAAATCGTCCCTAGTAAATCTTATGAAGTCACCTCTTTTgaagaataaatatatcaacCATATAAGATAG
- a CDS encoding hypothetical protein (conserved Plasmodium protein, unknown function) translates to MNYFKEDTKFLRDTKGIDKEGCFENFMLWNNDEEKSKEKIINVERYVEGEKYIDGEKYMDGKKYMEGKKYMDGKKYMDGKNYMDGKKYMDGEKHPNNILIDHVKEKEGKFFFRINRIQKNRNKKLIDIIVLKNILNVYFLFDKNNQGFIDNIYTCHLIQKIYENNTEFILKNIKLIEYIKDRKHVNNKKITNVLHKNKENHMNNIKDEIKEKNEYTKQFAHFLLCLLMDISTFQIDGNFMFLKKKHFIDIINHFIQTNRITYNNNNNKCNNIYECFKYPRNIITKFYDYIYYIKQKEDEKKKIIFEKKKRMKSLERNDILFNEKIVNANLNTHINYFKQIKNKKLKILKNELNKNEMNECSFSPQINIYKKLKKKNYDAIDMYDQIIYNYNDEEKGIKNIFIPSKNITYDIDTSIERELVSPSKNMINYSNILFDNMSYDEQGENANSGVALKYIIHQGYNKPKKIRWQDTLRCEKR, encoded by the coding sequence atgaattaCTTTAAAGAAGATACGAAATTTTTAAGAGATACAAAAGGAATAGACAAGGAGGGATGCTTTGAAAATTTTATGTTATGGaataatgatgaagaaaagagtaaagaaaaaattataaatgtGGAAAGATATGTGGAAGgggaaaaatatatagatggggaaaaatatatggacggaaaaaaatatatggaaggaaaaaaatatatggacggaaaaaaatatatggacggaaaaaattatatggacggaaaaaaatatatggaTGGGGAAAAACATCCTAATAACATTTTAATAGATCATGTAAAAGAGAAGGAAGGGAAATTTTTCTTTCGAATTAATAGAATACAAAAgaatagaaataaaaaattgatTGACATAattgttttaaaaaatattttaaatgtatattttttatttgataaaaataatcaagggtttatagataatatatatacgTGCCATTTAATACAAAAgatatatgaaaataatactgaatttattttgaaaaatataaaattgattgaatatataaaggaTAGGAAACAtgtgaataataaaaagattaCGAATGTATTACATAAGAATAAGGAAAATCATATGaacaatataaaagatgaaataaaagaaaaaaatgaatatacAAAACAGTTTGctcattttcttctttgTTTATTAATGGATATATCAACATTTCAGATTGATGGaaattttatgtttttaaaaaaaaaacatttcattgatataataaatcattttaTACAAACAAATAGAATAAcatataacaataataataataagtgtaacaatatatatgaatgttttaaatatcctaggaatattataacaaaattttatgattatatttattatataaaacaaaaagaagatgaaaagaaaaaaattatatttgaaaaaaagaaaaggatGAAATCATTAGAAAGAAATGACATCttatttaatgaaaaaatagTTAATGCTAATTTGaatacacatataaattatttcaaacaaataaaaaataaaaaattaaaaatattaaaaaatgagttaaacaaaaatgaaatgaaTGAATGTTCTTTTTCACctcaaataaatatatataaaaaattaaaaaaaaaaaattatgatgCAATAGATATGTATgatcaaataatatataattataacgatgaagaaaaaggaattaaaaatatatttattccatctaaaaatataacatatgATATAGATACATCTATTGAAAGAGAGTTAGTATCTCCTAGtaaaaatatgattaaTTATTCTAATATATTGTTTGATAATATGAGTTATGACGAACAAGGTGAGAATGCTAATTCTGGGGTTGCcttaaaatatataatccATCAAGGTTATAACAAACCTAAGAAAATCAGGTGGCAAGATACTTTAAGATGTGAAAAAAGATAA